The Streptomyces aurantiacus genome includes a region encoding these proteins:
- a CDS encoding ABC transporter substrate-binding protein, which translates to MTRSITPRPRTTTRAAVCTAAAMVAALTACSAPGESADDTKASSGPIKVAVVNAQSGQLSSLGDWEYKGAKLAVDEWNKKGGVDGRKIQLKLFDDQGDPTTGTNLARRLVSDKYVAMIGTAESAVTIAMGPVLQQAKIPNITSGQSDGLVALKSPYLFLNGPTSTTYDSTLAQHLVKDKGYKKIAMITNNGSFGKGEHDAFLKAVKGLGVDPSTDQVVTTDQKEFSAALTKIRSTKPEVIFIGSEEVEAGLIVKQARDLGITAPFAGAAPQGTPVFIDTAGKTAAEGTIVSSPYLSNDVSDASKKFAAAYEAAYGKEAELHGAKAYDGANILLTALKTSKGATGEELADAIRDTRYKGLLGDFQFDETGVGITKTTIGVIRDGKLVAQQ; encoded by the coding sequence ATGACCCGCAGCATCACCCCGCGACCACGCACGACCACCCGAGCCGCCGTCTGCACCGCCGCCGCGATGGTCGCCGCCCTCACCGCTTGTAGCGCTCCCGGCGAATCGGCCGACGACACCAAGGCGTCGTCCGGACCCATCAAGGTAGCCGTCGTCAACGCGCAGAGCGGGCAGCTCAGTTCGCTGGGCGACTGGGAGTACAAGGGCGCCAAGCTCGCCGTCGACGAGTGGAACAAGAAGGGTGGCGTCGACGGCCGCAAGATCCAGCTGAAGCTCTTCGACGACCAGGGCGACCCGACCACCGGCACCAACCTCGCCCGCAGGCTGGTCAGTGACAAGTACGTCGCCATGATCGGCACGGCGGAGAGCGCGGTGACCATCGCCATGGGGCCGGTGCTCCAACAGGCCAAGATTCCTAACATCACCTCCGGCCAGTCCGACGGCCTGGTCGCGCTGAAGAGCCCGTACCTCTTCCTGAACGGACCGACCAGCACCACCTACGACTCGACGCTCGCCCAGCACTTGGTGAAGGACAAGGGCTACAAGAAGATCGCCATGATCACGAACAACGGTTCCTTCGGGAAGGGCGAGCACGACGCGTTCCTCAAGGCCGTGAAGGGGCTCGGGGTGGACCCGTCCACCGACCAGGTGGTCACCACCGACCAGAAGGAGTTCAGCGCGGCACTGACGAAGATCAGGTCCACGAAGCCCGAGGTCATCTTCATCGGCTCGGAGGAGGTCGAGGCCGGACTGATCGTCAAGCAGGCCCGGGACCTGGGCATCACCGCCCCCTTCGCGGGCGCGGCGCCACAGGGCACCCCCGTCTTCATCGACACCGCGGGCAAGACCGCCGCCGAAGGCACCATCGTCAGCTCGCCCTATCTCAGCAACGACGTCAGCGACGCCTCGAAGAAGTTCGCCGCCGCGTACGAGGCCGCCTACGGCAAGGAGGCGGAACTGCACGGGGCCAAGGCCTACGACGGGGCGAACATCCTGCTGACCGCGCTGAAGACCAGCAAGGGCGCGACCGGCGAGGAGCTCGCGGACGCGATCCGCGACACCCGGTACAAGGGTCTGCTCGGTGACTTCCAGTTCGACGAGACGGGAGTCGGCATCACCAAGACGACCATCGGCGTCATCCGCGACGGCAAACTCGTCGCGCAGCAGTAG
- a CDS encoding thiamine pyrophosphate-binding protein, with protein MTVTAAEALVGQLESYGVEYVFGTCGHTNIALLDALGPSPIEFVIARHEQAAAHAADGYARASGKPGILLTHVGPGMMNAVTGVATAALDSIPLIVISGDIPSYYAGRHPHQEVNLHADADQTSIYRPFTKRAWNVHRVQDLARTTERAFWTATSGRPGAVLVNVPMDLFNRQVEEYAGGYPLPGGATLPALGRATAERIAQTLLNAERPLIYFGGGLRAPAARQALLALAEHLDIPLAHSLMGKGILPDSHPLLLGMPGFWGLDTIHEYTKGADVVLALATRFAETDSSSWDPAYTWTFGDRDSPPSKLVQIDIDPAEIGRNYPVEIGAVADVGDAVRAIGAAARSTRPEPFVREGLRETIATARRTVFDTAREDGRSDNFPLRPQRILADLREALPDDAVLVTDVGWNKNGVAQCYELPEGGRFITPGGASTMGFGPAAAVGVQMAQPDRVVVALIGDGGMSAQLPAVPMAVEQGLPVIFVVMNNRAHGTIADLQASSFGRSYGCEFTDAEGRPYSPDFAAFGQSCGADGYTIAAPAGLSKALADAIARRRPAVIDVPMVNEPVPTPGHWNIKDIYRGSFVD; from the coding sequence ATGACCGTGACCGCCGCCGAAGCCCTGGTCGGCCAGCTGGAGTCGTACGGAGTCGAGTACGTCTTCGGCACCTGCGGCCACACCAATATCGCCCTGCTGGACGCGCTCGGCCCCAGCCCGATCGAGTTCGTGATCGCCCGCCATGAGCAGGCCGCCGCGCACGCCGCCGACGGCTACGCACGAGCCTCCGGCAAGCCTGGCATCCTGCTCACCCATGTCGGCCCCGGCATGATGAACGCCGTCACCGGAGTGGCCACCGCCGCCCTCGACTCGATCCCGCTGATCGTCATCTCCGGCGACATCCCCTCCTACTACGCCGGCCGCCACCCGCACCAGGAGGTCAACCTCCACGCGGACGCCGACCAGACCTCCATCTACCGGCCCTTCACCAAGCGCGCCTGGAACGTCCACCGCGTCCAGGACCTGGCCCGCACGACGGAACGGGCGTTCTGGACCGCGACCTCCGGGCGGCCGGGGGCCGTGCTCGTCAACGTACCCATGGACCTGTTCAACCGGCAGGTCGAGGAGTACGCCGGTGGGTACCCGTTGCCCGGCGGCGCCACGCTCCCCGCACTCGGCCGGGCGACCGCCGAGCGCATCGCACAGACGCTGCTGAACGCCGAACGCCCGCTGATCTACTTCGGCGGCGGACTGCGTGCACCGGCCGCCCGCCAAGCCCTGTTGGCGCTCGCCGAGCATCTCGACATCCCGCTCGCGCACTCCTTGATGGGTAAGGGCATCCTGCCCGACAGCCACCCGCTGCTGCTCGGCATGCCCGGCTTCTGGGGCCTGGACACCATCCACGAGTACACCAAGGGCGCCGACGTGGTCCTCGCGCTGGCCACCCGGTTCGCGGAGACCGACTCCAGCTCGTGGGACCCGGCGTACACCTGGACCTTCGGTGACAGGGACAGCCCGCCCAGCAAGCTCGTCCAGATCGACATCGACCCCGCCGAGATCGGCCGCAACTACCCCGTCGAGATCGGTGCCGTCGCGGACGTCGGCGACGCGGTACGGGCCATCGGCGCCGCCGCACGGTCCACCAGGCCCGAGCCCTTCGTGCGAGAGGGCCTGCGCGAGACCATCGCCACCGCCCGCCGGACCGTCTTCGACACCGCCCGCGAGGACGGCCGCAGCGACAACTTCCCGCTGCGGCCCCAGCGCATCCTCGCCGACCTGCGCGAGGCGCTGCCCGACGACGCCGTGCTCGTCACCGACGTCGGCTGGAACAAGAACGGCGTCGCCCAGTGCTACGAACTCCCCGAAGGCGGGCGCTTCATCACCCCCGGCGGAGCCTCGACCATGGGCTTCGGCCCGGCCGCCGCGGTCGGCGTGCAGATGGCCCAGCCGGACCGCGTGGTGGTCGCACTGATCGGCGACGGCGGGATGAGCGCCCAGCTGCCCGCCGTACCGATGGCCGTCGAACAGGGCCTGCCCGTCATCTTCGTGGTGATGAACAACCGGGCCCACGGCACCATCGCCGACCTCCAGGCCTCGTCGTTCGGCCGGTCCTACGGCTGCGAGTTCACGGACGCCGAAGGACGGCCCTACAGCCCGGACTTCGCGGCCTTCGGCCAGTCCTGCGGGGCCGACGGATACACCATTGCCGCCCCCGCCGGCCTCTCCAAGGCCCTCGCCGACGCGATCGCGCGGCGCAGGCCCGCCGTCATCGACGTACCGATGGTCAACGAACCCGTGCCGACACCGGGCCACTGGAACATCAAGGACATCTACCGCGGGTCCTTCGTCGACTGA
- a CDS encoding aldehyde dehydrogenase family protein — MLDSLLKVDVDTTVAEVPPFVAGQWGGDGPSVDRTGPYLRRVVSRTITASGEEISRALAYARSSARTVAGLAPALRADILDRASRGASTHREGLARLLALELGKPLKDGLGEIDRVADTFAVCASEARHIGGETLPVAGWQRGVGNTAFTYRAPAGVALAITPFNAPANLLAHKLGASFAAGNTTLVKAPPQAPAATAAIVALLLESGMPPQAVQLLHGGAEVGALLCAADEVAVISFTGSAATGRAVARAAGAKRLVLELGGNAATIVCEDADIGQAAKECARTGYSNSGQSCISVQRVYVHRSRYDTFLDAFTAAVDTLKVGDPLDPATDVGAMVDEEAAERVVRWSAEAAGSGGRVLRGGTRNGATAAPTVVADPAPDSSVVVHEVFGALVAVLPYDDFGAVIDACNTSRYGLQAGLFTRDMGRIITAWRELETGALIAGGSSNYRLDHVPFGGVKESGFGRETPRSMIDDYTVVKTLMLRGLSVWGDTTSFDTTSIEAAAMDTTSTDTTSTDGETDA, encoded by the coding sequence ATGCTCGATTCCCTTCTCAAGGTCGACGTGGACACGACGGTGGCGGAAGTGCCGCCGTTTGTCGCCGGCCAATGGGGTGGCGACGGTCCCTCGGTGGATCGAACAGGCCCGTACCTGCGCCGAGTTGTCAGTCGGACGATCACCGCGAGCGGGGAGGAGATCTCCCGCGCCCTCGCCTACGCCCGTTCCTCGGCCCGCACGGTGGCCGGGCTCGCCCCCGCTCTGCGCGCGGACATCCTGGACCGAGCATCCCGCGGCGCCTCGACCCACCGCGAGGGGCTGGCCCGCCTCCTCGCCCTGGAGTTGGGCAAACCGCTCAAGGACGGGCTGGGTGAGATCGACCGGGTCGCGGACACCTTCGCGGTCTGCGCGTCGGAGGCGCGCCACATCGGCGGCGAGACCCTGCCCGTCGCAGGCTGGCAACGCGGCGTCGGCAACACCGCCTTCACCTATCGCGCACCGGCCGGGGTGGCCCTCGCCATCACTCCCTTCAACGCACCCGCGAACCTCCTCGCGCACAAACTCGGTGCCTCCTTCGCCGCGGGCAACACCACTCTCGTCAAGGCTCCGCCCCAGGCACCGGCCGCCACCGCCGCGATCGTGGCCCTGCTCCTGGAGTCGGGGATGCCCCCGCAGGCGGTGCAGTTGCTGCACGGTGGCGCCGAGGTGGGCGCGCTGCTGTGCGCGGCCGACGAGGTGGCCGTCATCAGCTTCACCGGCAGCGCGGCGACCGGCCGGGCCGTCGCCCGCGCGGCCGGGGCCAAGCGCCTGGTCCTCGAACTGGGCGGGAACGCCGCCACGATCGTCTGTGAGGACGCCGACATCGGCCAGGCCGCGAAGGAGTGCGCCCGCACCGGCTACAGCAACTCCGGCCAGAGCTGCATCTCCGTCCAGCGCGTCTACGTCCACCGATCCCGCTACGACACCTTCCTCGACGCGTTCACCGCCGCCGTCGACACCCTGAAGGTCGGCGACCCGCTCGACCCGGCCACCGACGTGGGCGCGATGGTCGACGAGGAGGCCGCCGAACGCGTGGTGCGCTGGTCGGCCGAGGCCGCCGGGTCCGGCGGCCGGGTGCTGCGCGGCGGCACCCGTAACGGCGCCACCGCCGCTCCCACCGTCGTGGCGGACCCGGCGCCGGACTCCTCGGTCGTGGTCCACGAGGTCTTCGGAGCGCTGGTCGCCGTGCTCCCGTACGACGACTTCGGCGCGGTCATCGACGCCTGCAACACCAGCCGCTACGGCTTGCAAGCGGGCCTCTTCACCCGCGACATGGGCCGCATCATCACCGCCTGGCGCGAGCTGGAGACCGGCGCACTGATCGCCGGCGGCAGTTCCAACTACCGCCTCGATCATGTCCCCTTCGGCGGGGTCAAGGAATCCGGATTCGGCCGTGAGACACCCCGCTCGATGATCGACGACTACACGGTCGTCAAGACCCTCATGCTCCGTGGCCTGTCCGTCTGGGGCGACACGACTTCCTTCGATACGACCAGCATCGAGGCAGCCGCCATGGATACGACCTCCACCGATACGACCTCCACCGACGGGGAGACCGACGCATGA
- a CDS encoding IclR family transcriptional regulator → MSETDHERAAEATGVRSVRRALDILGLLTEDQPTVTLREIVDATGLAKTTVVRLVQTLEQCGLLWDTPAGYTAGPGLWRWAHLAHTSWELPRETRKLMRELAEEQQETVNLFMLRGLSRVCVAQQESPQPLRHVVRVGDELPLWAGASSKILLRTAPDSLLHRIAVGSPHGEGHARQLRVWADLAAERGFAVSRGERDEGLTAVAVPVVGRSGAVVASLSLSGPSHRFPESAVDRFAAALTEVARQMSEQGFDHPLSPTK, encoded by the coding sequence GTGAGCGAGACCGACCATGAGCGGGCGGCCGAGGCGACCGGGGTGCGCAGTGTGCGCAGGGCTCTGGACATCCTGGGGCTGCTGACCGAGGATCAGCCGACGGTCACGCTGAGGGAGATCGTCGACGCCACCGGCCTGGCCAAGACCACGGTGGTCCGCCTGGTGCAGACCCTCGAACAGTGCGGTCTGCTCTGGGACACCCCGGCCGGCTACACCGCGGGTCCCGGCCTGTGGCGCTGGGCGCATCTCGCGCACACCAGCTGGGAACTGCCCCGCGAGACCCGCAAGTTGATGCGTGAGCTGGCCGAGGAGCAGCAGGAGACGGTCAACCTCTTCATGCTGCGCGGTCTGTCCCGTGTCTGCGTGGCCCAGCAGGAGAGCCCGCAGCCGCTGCGCCATGTAGTGCGGGTAGGCGACGAACTCCCGCTGTGGGCGGGCGCCTCGTCCAAAATTCTGTTGCGTACGGCTCCCGACAGCCTGCTGCACCGGATCGCCGTGGGCTCCCCGCACGGCGAGGGGCATGCCAGGCAGTTGCGGGTGTGGGCGGACCTGGCGGCGGAGCGTGGCTTCGCGGTCAGCCGGGGCGAGCGCGACGAAGGTCTGACGGCCGTTGCCGTACCCGTCGTCGGCCGCAGCGGGGCCGTCGTCGCCTCGCTCTCGCTCAGCGGACCCAGCCACCGCTTCCCCGAGTCCGCCGTCGATCGGTTCGCCGCCGCGCTCACCGAAGTCGCCCGGCAGATGTCGGAGCAGGGCTTCGACCACCCGCTCAGCCCGACCAAATGA
- a CDS encoding CaiB/BaiF CoA transferase family protein: MPERPLSGIRVLDLTNVLAGPYCSYHLMLLGAEVVKIEQPGRGDLARSLGPDPELNRAGIGASFLAQNAGKKSLVLDLKDPGDRADFEELVRGADVLLENFRAGVLTRMGYGADRLYELNPRLVSCAITGFGQSGPMSAAPAYDQIIQGLSGMMSITGTTDTAPLRVGFPVCDSLGGLGAALAISAALVGRERTGEGARLDVSMLEVSLSAMGWAVSNYLVSGVDPEPMGDQNATAAPSGTFETADGGLNIAANRQEQFVTLCRLAGLPHLIDDPRFSEREARKRHRAELNTELNAALRRKTALEWEATLSAAGVPAARVLTVPEAVELEQLAHRGFFTDLPYPDGSGRTLRVSGNGVLVDGEPLSPQAPPPLLDQHGEERERLIARWRAHRHAAEARAS; the protein is encoded by the coding sequence ATGCCCGAACGACCGCTCTCAGGAATCCGCGTACTCGATCTCACCAATGTGCTCGCAGGACCGTACTGCAGTTACCACCTCATGCTCCTCGGCGCCGAGGTCGTCAAGATCGAACAGCCGGGCAGGGGCGATCTCGCGCGGAGTCTGGGACCTGACCCGGAGCTGAACCGGGCCGGTATCGGCGCGTCGTTCCTCGCCCAGAACGCCGGCAAGAAATCACTCGTACTCGATCTCAAGGACCCCGGCGACCGGGCCGACTTCGAGGAACTGGTGCGCGGCGCGGACGTCCTGCTGGAGAACTTCCGCGCCGGGGTACTGACCCGGATGGGATACGGCGCCGACCGGTTGTACGAGCTCAATCCGCGCCTGGTCAGCTGTGCGATCACCGGCTTCGGGCAGTCGGGACCGATGAGCGCCGCTCCCGCCTACGACCAGATCATCCAGGGCCTGTCGGGGATGATGAGCATCACCGGCACCACCGACACCGCCCCGCTCAGGGTGGGCTTCCCCGTGTGCGACTCGCTCGGTGGTCTCGGCGCGGCCCTCGCGATCAGCGCGGCCCTGGTCGGGCGGGAGAGGACCGGGGAAGGGGCCCGGCTGGACGTCTCCATGCTGGAGGTCTCCCTCTCCGCGATGGGCTGGGCCGTCTCCAACTACCTGGTCAGCGGGGTGGATCCGGAACCGATGGGCGACCAGAACGCCACCGCGGCCCCGTCCGGGACCTTCGAGACCGCCGACGGAGGACTGAACATCGCGGCCAACCGGCAGGAGCAGTTCGTCACACTCTGCCGTCTCGCCGGGCTGCCCCACCTGATCGACGACCCGCGGTTCTCCGAGCGCGAGGCACGCAAACGGCACCGTGCGGAGCTCAACACCGAGCTGAACGCGGCACTGCGCCGGAAGACCGCTCTGGAGTGGGAGGCGACGCTGTCCGCGGCCGGGGTCCCGGCGGCCCGCGTCCTGACGGTCCCCGAGGCCGTGGAGCTGGAACAACTGGCGCACCGCGGATTCTTCACCGATCTGCCCTATCCGGACGGCTCCGGCCGCACGCTGAGGGTCAGCGGCAACGGCGTACTGGTGGACGGCGAACCCCTGTCGCCTCAAGCCCCGCCTCCGCTGCTCGACCAGCACGGCGAGGAGCGGGAGCGGCTGATCGCACGCTGGCGGGCGCACCGCCATGCCGCCGAGGCGCGGGCGTCATGA
- a CDS encoding citryl-CoA lyase: MTAGPQDGLVAQWWATAVSRVEPGIIELREHPVQDLIGHATFVETIWLMLRGELPRPEQAGLLEAALVAGVDHGPQAPSIAAARMAATCGVGLNSAVATGVNMLGDVHGGAGQQCVQLLSEITERHDQGREFDLVVSEVVGEWRDRSRYLPGFGHRFHPRDPRRDPLLALVDRAVADGLVEGAHLRASRAVEAHLNRGREGRKPVPMNIDGATAVIYAELGFAAPLARGLFVLSRSVGILAHAWEETGQGRRNKSPMPPSMVPVHLVAPTARP; the protein is encoded by the coding sequence ATGACGGCCGGGCCGCAGGACGGCCTGGTCGCACAGTGGTGGGCCACCGCCGTCAGCCGGGTCGAACCCGGCATCATCGAACTGCGCGAACACCCGGTACAGGATCTGATCGGCCACGCGACCTTCGTCGAGACGATCTGGCTGATGCTCCGCGGCGAACTTCCCCGTCCCGAGCAGGCCGGGCTCCTGGAAGCGGCCCTCGTGGCAGGTGTCGACCACGGACCGCAGGCGCCCTCGATCGCCGCCGCCCGGATGGCCGCCACCTGCGGGGTGGGGCTCAACAGCGCCGTGGCCACCGGGGTGAACATGCTCGGCGACGTGCACGGCGGCGCAGGTCAGCAGTGCGTGCAACTGTTGAGTGAGATCACCGAACGGCACGACCAGGGCCGGGAGTTCGACCTCGTCGTGTCGGAGGTCGTCGGCGAGTGGCGGGACCGGTCGCGCTATCTGCCCGGCTTCGGCCACCGATTCCACCCCCGCGACCCGCGCCGCGACCCGCTGCTCGCCCTGGTGGACCGGGCTGTGGCGGACGGTCTGGTGGAGGGTGCTCACCTGCGGGCGTCCCGTGCCGTGGAGGCGCATCTCAACCGGGGGCGCGAGGGACGGAAGCCCGTGCCCATGAACATCGACGGCGCCACCGCTGTCATCTACGCCGAACTGGGCTTCGCCGCACCGCTGGCCCGCGGCCTCTTCGTGCTCAGCCGCAGTGTCGGCATCCTGGCGCACGCGTGGGAGGAGACCGGGCAGGGGCGCCGCAACAAGAGCCCCATGCCGCCCTCCATGGTGCCGGTCCACCTGGTGGCACCAACAGCGCGTCCGTAG
- a CDS encoding outer membrane protein assembly factor BamB family protein encodes MERRSFLLTAAAGSAATVSSLAPTAEAASKDAPNASPGLALPVPPQSAALGTTGADWPKAGGNYGNQNHSTLRDITPQNIKRLGGAWHINLEGGSTSAYQQCTIVVQDGVLYVETTQQNVFAVNGRTGEVIWKTNLGTETTNMRGVAVAEGKIFTISGANIVYALDRKTGAIVWQKPLIVDDNGGDDGCDNDSGQCGGNSGGLAGAVVHWDGLVYIGTEGSTAGARGRGYALDARTGDVVWTFWGPPGPGDFGHDTWEGDSWKTGGAVPWIHPAVDPELGLVYWTFGNPYPRTDGSSRGGDNLFANSIVAIDAKTGKRRWHFQSVHHDIWDADNVMAPVLADLLIDGRKRKVVVYGSKTCWYYILDRRTGEAVHGMEERPVPQHALQKTSPTQPFPGGEPFVSPFPELDKTTRPVPFYPTGGLYEVFWDRATILFPGAGGGADWGFPSFSPRTGCVYVGYGLVNSSYSNTRGGRVNTARPLGELFGGGLVAVDPRTNTVAWRKEGPWSLAHGNGILTTAGRVLLQGRPDGVLEAMDDTDGKTLWTWQCGAGVNTVPVSYEIDGEQYIAVFAGGNGLPFPDIPRGDHLWAFKLGGKVKQAPAPTPPSRRNQIRTAAVTGATARNTVTLGRVWSTATGAPGATENTVAQNAMAPQHLTVPAGTTVTFTNPADNQQAHGAVAFFDAEFDTGLLMPGQSYTYTFGKPGEYFYNDPVFPQSTGKIVVQ; translated from the coding sequence ATGGAAAGACGCTCCTTCCTCCTGACAGCCGCGGCGGGCAGCGCGGCCACCGTCTCCTCCCTGGCACCCACAGCCGAAGCGGCCTCGAAAGACGCCCCGAACGCGTCCCCGGGCCTCGCGCTCCCGGTACCCCCGCAGTCCGCCGCCCTCGGCACCACCGGCGCCGACTGGCCCAAGGCGGGCGGCAACTACGGCAACCAGAACCACTCCACGCTCCGGGACATCACCCCGCAGAACATCAAGAGGCTCGGCGGGGCCTGGCACATCAACCTGGAGGGCGGCTCCACCAGCGCGTACCAGCAGTGCACGATCGTCGTGCAGGACGGTGTGCTGTACGTCGAGACCACCCAGCAGAACGTCTTCGCCGTCAACGGCAGGACCGGCGAGGTGATCTGGAAGACGAACCTCGGCACCGAGACCACGAACATGCGCGGCGTCGCCGTCGCCGAAGGCAAGATCTTCACCATCTCGGGCGCCAACATCGTCTACGCCCTCGACCGGAAGACCGGGGCGATCGTCTGGCAGAAGCCGCTGATCGTCGACGACAACGGTGGCGACGACGGCTGCGACAACGACAGCGGCCAGTGCGGCGGCAACAGCGGCGGACTGGCAGGCGCGGTCGTGCACTGGGACGGCCTGGTCTACATCGGCACCGAGGGCTCGACCGCCGGGGCGCGCGGCCGCGGATACGCGCTCGACGCCAGGACCGGCGACGTCGTGTGGACCTTCTGGGGCCCGCCCGGACCCGGGGACTTCGGGCACGACACCTGGGAGGGCGACTCCTGGAAGACCGGCGGCGCGGTCCCCTGGATCCACCCGGCCGTCGACCCCGAACTCGGCCTGGTCTACTGGACGTTCGGCAACCCCTACCCCCGCACGGACGGCTCCTCGCGCGGCGGCGACAACCTCTTCGCCAACTCGATCGTCGCCATCGACGCCAAGACCGGCAAGCGGCGCTGGCACTTCCAGTCGGTCCACCACGACATCTGGGACGCCGACAACGTCATGGCGCCGGTGCTCGCCGACCTCCTCATCGACGGCAGGAAGCGCAAGGTCGTCGTCTACGGCTCGAAGACCTGCTGGTACTACATCCTCGACCGCCGCACCGGCGAGGCCGTCCACGGCATGGAGGAGCGGCCGGTCCCGCAGCACGCCCTGCAGAAGACCTCGCCCACCCAGCCCTTCCCCGGCGGCGAGCCGTTCGTGTCCCCGTTTCCGGAGCTCGACAAGACGACCCGGCCCGTACCCTTCTACCCGACCGGCGGCCTGTACGAGGTCTTCTGGGACCGGGCCACCATCCTCTTCCCGGGCGCGGGCGGCGGAGCCGACTGGGGCTTCCCCTCCTTCAGTCCCAGGACCGGATGCGTCTACGTCGGGTACGGCCTCGTCAACTCCTCCTACTCCAACACCCGCGGCGGCCGCGTCAACACGGCCCGGCCCCTCGGTGAGCTGTTCGGCGGCGGGCTGGTCGCGGTGGATCCCCGCACCAACACGGTCGCCTGGCGCAAGGAGGGCCCCTGGTCGCTGGCCCACGGCAACGGCATCCTCACCACCGCGGGCCGGGTACTCCTCCAGGGCCGACCGGACGGCGTCCTCGAAGCGATGGACGACACCGACGGCAAGACCCTGTGGACCTGGCAGTGCGGCGCCGGGGTCAACACCGTCCCGGTCTCGTACGAGATCGACGGCGAGCAGTACATCGCCGTGTTCGCCGGAGGCAACGGACTCCCCTTCCCCGACATCCCGCGGGGCGACCACCTCTGGGCGTTCAAACTCGGCGGCAAGGTCAAGCAGGCTCCCGCGCCCACCCCGCCGTCCCGCCGCAACCAGATCCGTACCGCTGCCGTGACCGGTGCGACGGCACGCAACACAGTCACCCTCGGCCGCGTCTGGAGCACCGCCACGGGCGCACCCGGCGCCACCGAGAACACGGTCGCCCAGAACGCCATGGCACCCCAGCACCTGACAGTCCCGGCCGGCACCACAGTCACCTTCACCAACCCCGCCGACAACCAGCAGGCACACGGTGCGGTGGCCTTCTTCGACGCGGAGTTCGACACCGGGCTGCTGATGCCGGGCCAGTCGTACACGTACACCTTCGGCAAGCCCGGCGAGTACTTCTACAACGACCCGGTCTTCCCCCAGTCCACCGGCAAGATCGTCGTCCAGTGA
- a CDS encoding ThuA domain-containing protein encodes MTSRAGSARTTVSVVAAVSATLLIALAAFFGLQHQASARGEGRPTGAGSLELGDPDYGVCRGTSAKCYHDWRNFSPAADGYRVLLYTRTAGPRHANLGPTLGAGLNPTLADTNVVQNALVRMGTKNGFTVDWTEDVTQLSSPSRLFRYNAVVFYSTSRDTLDDAAQTSLRQYVRGGGGFVGIHNAFGTEYNWPWYEGLLGGANFYDHGPDQRGTVVMQNRRDSSTSDLPARWDFTDEWYNLVPAPSKVRVLASVDESTLKEGVTGNQGHPGHSRHHPVAWCQYYDGGRAWLTTLGHDAEAFSTDGSFPGAEQFQNLILGGIESAMGRTPFCRAS; translated from the coding sequence ATGACGTCCAGAGCAGGTTCAGCACGTACGACGGTGTCCGTCGTGGCCGCGGTCAGTGCCACGCTCCTCATCGCCCTGGCCGCCTTCTTCGGCCTCCAGCACCAGGCTTCCGCGCGAGGCGAAGGCCGACCCACCGGAGCCGGATCCCTGGAGCTCGGCGACCCCGACTACGGGGTCTGCCGCGGCACCAGCGCCAAGTGCTACCACGACTGGCGCAACTTCTCCCCGGCCGCCGACGGCTACCGGGTGCTCCTCTACACGCGGACCGCGGGACCCCGCCACGCGAACCTCGGCCCCACACTCGGCGCCGGGCTCAACCCGACGCTCGCCGACACCAACGTCGTACAGAACGCGCTGGTCAGGATGGGCACGAAGAACGGTTTCACCGTCGACTGGACCGAGGACGTCACCCAGCTCTCCTCCCCCTCACGGCTCTTCCGGTACAACGCGGTCGTCTTCTACTCCACCAGCCGCGACACTCTCGACGATGCCGCGCAAACTTCCCTGCGCCAGTACGTCCGCGGCGGCGGAGGCTTCGTCGGGATCCACAACGCCTTCGGCACGGAGTACAACTGGCCTTGGTACGAGGGCCTGTTGGGTGGCGCGAACTTCTACGACCACGGGCCCGACCAGCGCGGCACGGTCGTCATGCAGAACCGCCGCGACTCCTCCACCTCGGATCTTCCGGCCCGTTGGGACTTCACCGACGAGTGGTACAACCTCGTCCCGGCCCCTTCGAAGGTCCGCGTCCTGGCCTCCGTCGACGAGTCCACGCTCAAGGAGGGCGTCACGGGCAACCAGGGCCACCCCGGACACAGCAGGCACCACCCGGTCGCCTGGTGCCAGTACTACGACGGCGGACGTGCCTGGCTCACCACCCTCGGCCATGACGCCGAAGCCTTCTCGACCGACGGCTCCTTCCCCGGTGCCGAACAGTTCCAGAACCTGATCCTCGGCGGCATCGAGTCCGCCATGGGCAGGACCCCGTTCTGCAGGGCAAGCTGA